The Cellulomonas sp. S1-8 genome has a window encoding:
- a CDS encoding NYN domain-containing protein, translating to MAGPAGGRGADDAAGVPDALRGALVRLAADVLADTEPAQTPTALLAVRRFAPRRRAVAGAVPLWVALCGDEAFRARVTRVWLQTREPADGVDDEPVDEPVDDAGEGAPDGDPAVTEPGEPHASDAAPAGVATLDDAVGAWLRDLPWQHLVPETVPDTDGDAARRVDAVEREVERLRTALGVARAGERAARDELAGLQRELRRLRSDADRARSEARALAATAAQDAQRAAADLAAAADERARAATDRRSAAAERTSARDEVRTGHRLAESRVRLLLDTVVDAASGLRAELALPPVRDLPADLVAPAAAATHDRPTSRGRSVDDPALLDDLLRLPRAHLLVDGYNVSKTGWPHTTLADQRRLLVDGMAALVAQTGAEVTCCFDGQPGHRAVPPVRGVRVLFTAGDTADDLLRQLVAAEPTGRVLVVATSDQEVVRDVEGAGAWAVPSATLVERLRRR from the coding sequence ATGGCAGGTCCAGCGGGCGGTCGGGGAGCGGACGACGCCGCCGGCGTGCCCGATGCGCTGCGCGGCGCGCTCGTGCGGCTCGCGGCGGACGTGCTCGCCGACACCGAGCCGGCGCAGACGCCGACCGCGCTGCTCGCGGTCCGCCGGTTCGCGCCGCGCCGGCGGGCGGTCGCCGGGGCCGTGCCGCTGTGGGTGGCGCTGTGCGGCGACGAGGCGTTCCGCGCGCGCGTGACGCGCGTCTGGCTGCAGACCCGTGAGCCGGCCGACGGCGTCGACGACGAGCCCGTCGACGAGCCCGTCGACGACGCGGGCGAGGGTGCGCCCGACGGCGACCCGGCCGTCACGGAGCCCGGGGAGCCGCACGCGTCGGACGCGGCACCCGCCGGCGTGGCGACCCTCGACGACGCCGTCGGCGCGTGGCTGCGGGACCTGCCGTGGCAGCACCTCGTCCCCGAGACCGTGCCGGACACCGACGGCGATGCGGCGCGCCGCGTCGACGCCGTCGAGCGCGAGGTCGAGCGGCTGCGCACCGCCCTCGGGGTGGCGCGCGCCGGGGAGCGCGCGGCCCGCGACGAGCTGGCCGGGCTGCAGCGCGAGCTGCGGCGGCTGCGCTCCGACGCCGACCGCGCCCGCAGCGAGGCCCGTGCGCTGGCCGCGACCGCCGCGCAGGACGCGCAGCGCGCCGCCGCCGACCTCGCGGCCGCCGCCGACGAGCGCGCGCGGGCGGCCACGGACCGGCGCTCGGCCGCGGCCGAGCGGACGTCGGCGCGCGACGAGGTGCGCACCGGCCACCGGCTGGCGGAGTCCCGCGTGCGGCTGCTCCTCGACACCGTGGTCGACGCGGCGAGCGGCCTGCGTGCCGAGCTCGCGCTGCCCCCGGTGCGCGACCTGCCGGCCGACCTGGTGGCGCCTGCGGCCGCGGCGACGCACGACCGTCCGACGTCGCGCGGCCGGTCGGTCGACGACCCGGCGCTGCTCGACGACCTGCTGCGGCTGCCGCGGGCGCACCTGCTCGTCGACGGCTACAACGTGTCGAAGACCGGGTGGCCGCACACCACCCTGGCCGACCAGCGCCGGCTGCTCGTGGACGGCATGGCCGCGCTCGTCGCCCAGACGGGGGCCGAGGTCACGTGCTGCTTCGACGGGCAGCCGGGCCACCGCGCGGTGCCGCCGGTGCGCGGCGTGCGGGTGCTGTTCACGGCGGGGGACACGGCCGACGACCTGCTGCGTCAGCTCGTGGCCGCCGAGCCGACCGGCCGGGTGCTCGTCGTGGCGACGTCGGACCAGGAGGTCGTGCGCGACGTCGAGGGCGCGGGGGCGTGGGCCGTGCCGTCGGCGACGCTCGTCGAGCGCCTCCGTCGGCGCTGA